In Cynocephalus volans isolate mCynVol1 chromosome 3, mCynVol1.pri, whole genome shotgun sequence, one DNA window encodes the following:
- the LRCH4 gene encoding leucine-rich repeat and calponin homology domain-containing protein 4 isoform X1 has product MAAAVAAPLAAGGEEATATTSGPGSPGLSGSRSAERALEEAVATGTLNLSNRRLKHFPRGAARSYDLSDITQADLSRNRFPEVPEAACHLVSLEGLSLYHNCLRCLNPALGNLTALTYLNLSRNQLSSLPPYICQLPLRVLIVSNNKLGTLPPDISALGSLRQLDVSSNELQSLPAELCSLSSLRDLNVRRNQLGTLPDELGDLPLVRLDFSCNRVSRIPVSFCRLRHLQVILLDSNPLQSPPAQICLKGKLHIFKYLSTEAGRHRSALGDLAPSHPPNFSPCPAEDLFPGRPYDGGLDSGFHSVDSGSKRWSGNESTDEFSELSFRISELAREPRGPRERREDGSADGDPEQFDFIDSHFPGEDEEQGAAEEQRQPELSPVAGDGERAPSSRREEPAGEERRRPDTLQLWQERERRQQQQQQQQQSGLWGAPRKDSFLKLGIRATGGSAAASSTQATYNGTPKSNATQLGASGGQGTAAPTSQEPLPIAAPATAPAPRPLGSIQRPNSFLFRSSSQSGSGPSSPDSVLRPRRFPQVPDEKELIAQLRQVLESRLQRPLPEDLAEALANGVILCQLANQLRPRSVPFIHVPSPAVPKLSALKSRKNVESFLEACRKMGVPEADLCSPSDLLQGTAQGLRTTLEAVKRVVGKVPPPLWPPPGLGGFIFFYVVVMLLLYVVYTRLLGVPVPATPHPGRGGGPGKGLPLHCCCRPRTAGTALGVEVGAQSLPRPGPQEHRRRAWALPCNKDLVRVASAWP; this is encoded by the exons ATGGCGGCGGCAGTAGCGGCCCCACTCGCCGCCGGAGGTGAGGAAGCGACGGCCACGACTTCCGGGCCAGGGTCTCCGGGTCTGTCCGGGAGCCGCAGTGCGGAGCGGGCCCTGGAGGAGGCCGTGGCCACCGGGACCCTTAACCTGTCTAACCGGCGCTTGAAGCACTTCCCCCGGGGCGCGGCCCGCAGCTACGACCTGTCAGACATCACCCAGGCTG ACCTGTCCCGGAACCGGTTTCCCGAGGTGCCTGAGGCAGCATGCCATCTGGTGTCCCTTGAGGGCCTAAGCCTCTACCACAACTGCCTAAGATGCCTGAACCCTGCCTTGGGGAATCTCACAGCCCTTACCTACCTCAACCTCAG CCGAAACCAGCTGTCATCACTGCCACCCTACATCTGCCAGCTGCCCCTGCGTGTGCTCATTGTCAGCAACAACAAGCTGGGAACCCTGCCTCCCGACATCAGTGCCTTGGGAAGCCTACGACAGCTT GATGTGAGCAGCAATGAGCTGCAGTCCCTTCCTGCAGAGCTGTGTAGCCTCTCTTCCCTGCGGGATCTCAATGTTCGGAGGAACCAGCTCGGCACTCTGCCTGATG AGCTGGGGGACCTTCCTCTTGTCCGCTTGGATTTCTCCTGTAATCGCGTCTCCCGCATCCCGGTCTCCTTCTGCCGTCTCAGGCACCTGCAGGTCATTCTGTTGGACAGCAACCCCCTGCAAAGCCCCCCTGCCCAG ATCTGCCTGAAGGGGAAACTTCACATCTTCAAGTACTTGTCAACGGAGGCTGGGCGGCACAGATCTGCACTGGGGGACCTGGCCCCTTCCCACCCCCCGAATTTCAGTCCCTG CCCTGCTGAGGATTTATTTCCAGGACGTCCGTATGATGGCGGGCTGGACTCAGGCTTCCACAGCGTTGACAGTGGCAGCAAGAGGTGGTCTGGAAATGAG TCAACAGATGAATTTTCGGAGCTGTCATTCCGGATTTCAGAGCTGGCCCGGGAACCTCGGGGGcccagagaaaggagggaggatgGCTCTG CCGATGGAGACCCTGAGCAGTTCGACTTCATCGACAGCCACTTCCCTGGGGAGGATGAAGAGCAAGGTGCTGCTGAG GAGCAGCGGCAACCTGAATTAAGCCCTGtggcaggggatggggagagggcaCCAAGCAGCAG GCGGGAGGAGCCGGCCGGGGAGGAACGGCGGCGCCCAGACACCCTGCAGTTGTGGCAGGAGCGagagcggcggcagcagcagcagcagcagcagcagcagagtgggCTGTGGGGGGCCCCCAGGAAGGACAG TTTTCTCAAGTTGGGGATCAGGGCTACTGGAGGAAGTGCTGCTGCCTCGTCCACTCAGGCCACCTACAA CGGCACACCTAAGTCCAATGCCACTCAACTAGGAGCTTCAGGAGGTCAGGGAACTgctgcccccacctcccaggaGCCCCTTCCCATAGCTGCACCAG CGACTGCACCTGCTCCTCGGCCACTCGGCTCCATTCAGAGACCAAACAGCTTCCTCTTCCGTTCCTCCTCTCAGAGTGGCTCAG GCCCTTCCTCACCAGACTCTGTCTTGAGACCTCGGCGATTCCCCCAGGTTCCAGATGAGAAGGAATTAATAGCTCAACTGCGCCAG GTTCTTGAGTCACGGCTGCAGCGGCCCCTCCCAGAGGACCTGGCTGAGGCCCTAGCCAACGGGGTCATCCTCTGTCAGCTGGCCAATCAGCTGCGGCCCCGCTCCGTGCCCTTCATCCATGTGCCCTCACCTGCTGTG CCAAAACTCAGTGCTCTCAAGTCTAGGAAGAACGTGGAGAGTTTTTTAGAAGCCTGTCGAAAAATGGGGGTTCCTGAG GCTGACCTGTGCTCGCCCTCGGATCTCCTCCAGGGCACCGCCCAGGGGCTGCGGACCACACTAGAGGCTGTGAAGCGGGTTGTGGGCAAGGTCCCCCCGCCCCTCTGGCCCCCCCCTGGTCTGGGCGGCTTCATCTTCTTCTACGTGGTCGTCATGCTGCTGCTCTATGTCGTCTACACTCGGCTCCTGG GAGTCCCTGTGCCAGCCACACCACATCCTGGAAGAGGAGGGGGCCCCGGGAAGGGGCTTCCCCTACATTGCTGCTGTCGTCCACGCACTGCTGGAACGGCCTTAGGGGTAGAGGTAGGGGCGCAGAGTCTGCCCCGCCCGGGACCCCAGGAACACAGAAGACGCGCCTGGGCTCTGCCCTGTAACAAGGACTTGGTGAGGGTGGCCTCGGCCTGGCCCTGA
- the LRCH4 gene encoding leucine-rich repeat and calponin homology domain-containing protein 4 isoform X3 — MAAAVAAPLAAGGEEATATTSGPGSPGLSGSRSAERALEEAVATGTLNLSNRRLKHFPRGAARSYDLSDITQADLSRNRFPEVPEAACHLVSLEGLSLYHNCLRCLNPALGNLTALTYLNLSRNQLSSLPPYICQLPLRVLIVSNNKLGTLPPDISALGSLRQLDVSSNELQSLPAELCSLSSLRDLNVRRNQLGTLPDELGDLPLVRLDFSCNRVSRIPVSFCRLRHLQVILLDSNPLQSPPAQICLKGKLHIFKYLSTEAGRHRSALGDLAPSHPPNFSPCPAEDLFPGRPYDGGLDSGFHSVDSGSKRWSGNESTDEFSELSFRISELAREPRGPRERREDGSADGDPEQFDFIDSHFPGEDEEQGAAEEQRQPELSPVAGDGERAPSSRREEPAGEERRRPDTLQLWQERERRQQQQQQQQQSGLWGAPRKDSFLKLGIRATGGSAAASSTQATYNGTPKSNATQLGASGGQGTAAPTSQEPLPIAAPATAPAPRPLGSIQRPNSFLFRSSSQSGSGPSSPDSVLRPRRFPQVPDEKELIAQLRQVLESRLQRPLPEDLAEALANGVILCQLANQLRPRSVPFIHVPSPAVPKLSALKSRKNVESFLEACRKMGVPEESLCQPHHILEEEGAPGRGFPYIAAVVHALLERP; from the exons ATGGCGGCGGCAGTAGCGGCCCCACTCGCCGCCGGAGGTGAGGAAGCGACGGCCACGACTTCCGGGCCAGGGTCTCCGGGTCTGTCCGGGAGCCGCAGTGCGGAGCGGGCCCTGGAGGAGGCCGTGGCCACCGGGACCCTTAACCTGTCTAACCGGCGCTTGAAGCACTTCCCCCGGGGCGCGGCCCGCAGCTACGACCTGTCAGACATCACCCAGGCTG ACCTGTCCCGGAACCGGTTTCCCGAGGTGCCTGAGGCAGCATGCCATCTGGTGTCCCTTGAGGGCCTAAGCCTCTACCACAACTGCCTAAGATGCCTGAACCCTGCCTTGGGGAATCTCACAGCCCTTACCTACCTCAACCTCAG CCGAAACCAGCTGTCATCACTGCCACCCTACATCTGCCAGCTGCCCCTGCGTGTGCTCATTGTCAGCAACAACAAGCTGGGAACCCTGCCTCCCGACATCAGTGCCTTGGGAAGCCTACGACAGCTT GATGTGAGCAGCAATGAGCTGCAGTCCCTTCCTGCAGAGCTGTGTAGCCTCTCTTCCCTGCGGGATCTCAATGTTCGGAGGAACCAGCTCGGCACTCTGCCTGATG AGCTGGGGGACCTTCCTCTTGTCCGCTTGGATTTCTCCTGTAATCGCGTCTCCCGCATCCCGGTCTCCTTCTGCCGTCTCAGGCACCTGCAGGTCATTCTGTTGGACAGCAACCCCCTGCAAAGCCCCCCTGCCCAG ATCTGCCTGAAGGGGAAACTTCACATCTTCAAGTACTTGTCAACGGAGGCTGGGCGGCACAGATCTGCACTGGGGGACCTGGCCCCTTCCCACCCCCCGAATTTCAGTCCCTG CCCTGCTGAGGATTTATTTCCAGGACGTCCGTATGATGGCGGGCTGGACTCAGGCTTCCACAGCGTTGACAGTGGCAGCAAGAGGTGGTCTGGAAATGAG TCAACAGATGAATTTTCGGAGCTGTCATTCCGGATTTCAGAGCTGGCCCGGGAACCTCGGGGGcccagagaaaggagggaggatgGCTCTG CCGATGGAGACCCTGAGCAGTTCGACTTCATCGACAGCCACTTCCCTGGGGAGGATGAAGAGCAAGGTGCTGCTGAG GAGCAGCGGCAACCTGAATTAAGCCCTGtggcaggggatggggagagggcaCCAAGCAGCAG GCGGGAGGAGCCGGCCGGGGAGGAACGGCGGCGCCCAGACACCCTGCAGTTGTGGCAGGAGCGagagcggcggcagcagcagcagcagcagcagcagcagagtgggCTGTGGGGGGCCCCCAGGAAGGACAG TTTTCTCAAGTTGGGGATCAGGGCTACTGGAGGAAGTGCTGCTGCCTCGTCCACTCAGGCCACCTACAA CGGCACACCTAAGTCCAATGCCACTCAACTAGGAGCTTCAGGAGGTCAGGGAACTgctgcccccacctcccaggaGCCCCTTCCCATAGCTGCACCAG CGACTGCACCTGCTCCTCGGCCACTCGGCTCCATTCAGAGACCAAACAGCTTCCTCTTCCGTTCCTCCTCTCAGAGTGGCTCAG GCCCTTCCTCACCAGACTCTGTCTTGAGACCTCGGCGATTCCCCCAGGTTCCAGATGAGAAGGAATTAATAGCTCAACTGCGCCAG GTTCTTGAGTCACGGCTGCAGCGGCCCCTCCCAGAGGACCTGGCTGAGGCCCTAGCCAACGGGGTCATCCTCTGTCAGCTGGCCAATCAGCTGCGGCCCCGCTCCGTGCCCTTCATCCATGTGCCCTCACCTGCTGTG CCAAAACTCAGTGCTCTCAAGTCTAGGAAGAACGTGGAGAGTTTTTTAGAAGCCTGTCGAAAAATGGGGGTTCCTGAG GAGTCCCTGTGCCAGCCACACCACATCCTGGAAGAGGAGGGGGCCCCGGGAAGGGGCTTCCCCTACATTGCTGCTGTCGTCCACGCACTGCTGGAACGGCCTTAG
- the LRCH4 gene encoding leucine-rich repeat and calponin homology domain-containing protein 4 isoform X2 translates to MAAAVAAPLAAGGEEATATTSGPGSPGLSGSRSAERALEEAVATGTLNLSNRRLKHFPRGAARSYDLSDITQADLSRNRFPEVPEAACHLVSLEGLSLYHNCLRCLNPALGNLTALTYLNLSRNQLSSLPPYICQLPLRVLIVSNNKLGTLPPDISALGSLRQLDVSSNELQSLPAELCSLSSLRDLNVRRNQLGTLPDELGDLPLVRLDFSCNRVSRIPVSFCRLRHLQVILLDSNPLQSPPAQICLKGKLHIFKYLSTEAGRHRSALGDLAPSHPPNFSPCPAEDLFPGRPYDGGLDSGFHSVDSGSKRWSGNESTDEFSELSFRISELAREPRGPRERREDGSADGDPEQFDFIDSHFPGEDEEQGAAEEQRQPELSPVAGDGERAPSSRREEPAGEERRRPDTLQLWQERERRQQQQQQQQQSGLWGAPRKDSFLKLGIRATGGSAAASSTQATYNGTPKSNATQLGASGGQGTAAPTSQEPLPIAAPATAPAPRPLGSIQRPNSFLFRSSSQSGSGPSSPDSVLRPRRFPQVPDEKELIAQLRQVLESRLQRPLPEDLAEALANGVILCQLANQLRPRSVPFIHVPSPAVPKLSALKSRKNVESFLEACRKMGVPEADLCSPSDLLQGTAQGLRTTLEAVKRVVGKVPPPLWPPPGLGGFIFFYVVVMLLLYVVYTRLLGT, encoded by the exons ATGGCGGCGGCAGTAGCGGCCCCACTCGCCGCCGGAGGTGAGGAAGCGACGGCCACGACTTCCGGGCCAGGGTCTCCGGGTCTGTCCGGGAGCCGCAGTGCGGAGCGGGCCCTGGAGGAGGCCGTGGCCACCGGGACCCTTAACCTGTCTAACCGGCGCTTGAAGCACTTCCCCCGGGGCGCGGCCCGCAGCTACGACCTGTCAGACATCACCCAGGCTG ACCTGTCCCGGAACCGGTTTCCCGAGGTGCCTGAGGCAGCATGCCATCTGGTGTCCCTTGAGGGCCTAAGCCTCTACCACAACTGCCTAAGATGCCTGAACCCTGCCTTGGGGAATCTCACAGCCCTTACCTACCTCAACCTCAG CCGAAACCAGCTGTCATCACTGCCACCCTACATCTGCCAGCTGCCCCTGCGTGTGCTCATTGTCAGCAACAACAAGCTGGGAACCCTGCCTCCCGACATCAGTGCCTTGGGAAGCCTACGACAGCTT GATGTGAGCAGCAATGAGCTGCAGTCCCTTCCTGCAGAGCTGTGTAGCCTCTCTTCCCTGCGGGATCTCAATGTTCGGAGGAACCAGCTCGGCACTCTGCCTGATG AGCTGGGGGACCTTCCTCTTGTCCGCTTGGATTTCTCCTGTAATCGCGTCTCCCGCATCCCGGTCTCCTTCTGCCGTCTCAGGCACCTGCAGGTCATTCTGTTGGACAGCAACCCCCTGCAAAGCCCCCCTGCCCAG ATCTGCCTGAAGGGGAAACTTCACATCTTCAAGTACTTGTCAACGGAGGCTGGGCGGCACAGATCTGCACTGGGGGACCTGGCCCCTTCCCACCCCCCGAATTTCAGTCCCTG CCCTGCTGAGGATTTATTTCCAGGACGTCCGTATGATGGCGGGCTGGACTCAGGCTTCCACAGCGTTGACAGTGGCAGCAAGAGGTGGTCTGGAAATGAG TCAACAGATGAATTTTCGGAGCTGTCATTCCGGATTTCAGAGCTGGCCCGGGAACCTCGGGGGcccagagaaaggagggaggatgGCTCTG CCGATGGAGACCCTGAGCAGTTCGACTTCATCGACAGCCACTTCCCTGGGGAGGATGAAGAGCAAGGTGCTGCTGAG GAGCAGCGGCAACCTGAATTAAGCCCTGtggcaggggatggggagagggcaCCAAGCAGCAG GCGGGAGGAGCCGGCCGGGGAGGAACGGCGGCGCCCAGACACCCTGCAGTTGTGGCAGGAGCGagagcggcggcagcagcagcagcagcagcagcagcagagtgggCTGTGGGGGGCCCCCAGGAAGGACAG TTTTCTCAAGTTGGGGATCAGGGCTACTGGAGGAAGTGCTGCTGCCTCGTCCACTCAGGCCACCTACAA CGGCACACCTAAGTCCAATGCCACTCAACTAGGAGCTTCAGGAGGTCAGGGAACTgctgcccccacctcccaggaGCCCCTTCCCATAGCTGCACCAG CGACTGCACCTGCTCCTCGGCCACTCGGCTCCATTCAGAGACCAAACAGCTTCCTCTTCCGTTCCTCCTCTCAGAGTGGCTCAG GCCCTTCCTCACCAGACTCTGTCTTGAGACCTCGGCGATTCCCCCAGGTTCCAGATGAGAAGGAATTAATAGCTCAACTGCGCCAG GTTCTTGAGTCACGGCTGCAGCGGCCCCTCCCAGAGGACCTGGCTGAGGCCCTAGCCAACGGGGTCATCCTCTGTCAGCTGGCCAATCAGCTGCGGCCCCGCTCCGTGCCCTTCATCCATGTGCCCTCACCTGCTGTG CCAAAACTCAGTGCTCTCAAGTCTAGGAAGAACGTGGAGAGTTTTTTAGAAGCCTGTCGAAAAATGGGGGTTCCTGAG GCTGACCTGTGCTCGCCCTCGGATCTCCTCCAGGGCACCGCCCAGGGGCTGCGGACCACACTAGAGGCTGTGAAGCGGGTTGTGGGCAAGGTCCCCCCGCCCCTCTGGCCCCCCCCTGGTCTGGGCGGCTTCATCTTCTTCTACGTGGTCGTCATGCTGCTGCTCTATGTCGTCTACACTCGGCTCCTGGGTACCTAG
- the FBXO24 gene encoding F-box only protein 24 — translation MVRRSLRQKLQKFTGLCQQEEGLGVKRSCPSCGPELGVEEKKGRGNPISVQLFPPELVEHIISFLPVRDLVALGQTCRYFHKVCDAEGVWRCVCRRLCPRLREQGSGVRPWKRAAILNYTKGLYFQAFGGRRRCLSKSVAPLLAHGYRRFLPTKDHVFILDYVGTLFFLKNALVSSTLGQIQWKRACRYVVLCRGAKDFASDPRCDTVYRKYLYVLATREQPGVVGTTGSRACDCVEVYLQSSGQRVFKMTFHHSMSFKQIVLVGQETQRALLLLTEEGKIYSLVVNETQLDQPRSYTVQLAQRKVSCCLPHLSVACMASNQSSTLYITDQGGVYFEVHTPGVYRDLFGTLQAFDPLDQQMPLALSLPAKILFCALGYNHVGLVDEFGRIFMQGNNRYGQLGTGDKMDRGEPTQVHYLQRPVALWCGLNHSLVLSQGSDFSKELLGCGCGAGGRLPGWPKGSASFVKLDIKVPLCACSLCSTRECLYMLSSHDIEHHPAYRDLPASRVVGNPEPSLGAGAPGEVAWACEEYLSQIHSCSTLQDRMEKMKEIVGWMPLTAAQKDFFLEALDMLQRAAGGVDPGSPTPES, via the exons ATGGTAAGGAGAAGCCTGAGACAGAAGCTGCAAAAATTCACTGGGCTGTGCCAACAGGAGGAGGGGCTCGGG GTGAAGCGGAGCTGCCCTTCTTGTGGCCCAGAGCTTGGGGTTGAAGagaagaaggggagaggaaacCCTATTTCTGTTCAATTGTTCCCCCCAGAGCTG GTGGAGCATATCATCTCATTCCTCCCAGTCAGAGACTTAGTCGCCCTAGGCCAGACCTGCCGCTACTTCCACAAAGTGTGCGATGCTGAGGGCGTGTGGAGATGCGTCTGTCGCAGGCTCTGTCCGCGCCTCCGAGAGCAGGGTTCTGGGGTCCGGCCCTGGAAGAGAGCTGCCATTCTTAACT aCACGAAGGGCCTGTATTTCCAGGCATTTGGAGGCCGCCGCCGATGTCTCAGCAAGAGCGTAGCCCCCCTGCTAGCCCATGGCTACCGCCGCTTCTTGCCCACCAAGGACCACGTATTCATTCTCGACTATGTAGGGACCCTCTTCTTCCTCAAAAACGCCCTGGTCTCCTCCACCCTTGGCCAGATCCAATGGAAGCGGGCCTGCCGCTATGTTGTGTTGTGTCGTGGAGCCAAGGAT TTTGCCTCGGACCCAAGATGTGACACAGTTTACCGTAAATACCTCTACGTCTTGGCTACTCGGGAGCAGCCAGGAGTGGTAGGCACAACCGGCAGTCGGGCATGCGACTGTGTTGAGGTCTATCTGCAGTCCAGTGGGCAGCGGGTCTTCAAGATGACATTCCATCACTCCATGAGTTTCAAACAGATTGTGCTGGTTGGTCAGGAGACCCAGCGGGCTCTACTGCTCCTCACAG agGAAGGAAAGATCTACTCTTTAGTAGTGAATGAGACCCAGTTGGACCAGCCACGCTCCTACACAGTTCAGTTGGCCCAGAGGAAGGTGTCTTGTTGCCTGCCTCACCTGAGTGTGGCCTGCATGGCTTCCAACCAGAGCAGTACCCTCTATATCACAG ACCAGGGGGGAGTATATTTTGAGGTGCATACCCCAGGGGTGTATCGTGATCTCTTTGGGACCCTTCAAGCCTTTGACCCCCTGGACCAGCAGATGCCACTTGCCCTCTCACTGCCTGCCAAG ATCCTATTTTGTGCTCTTGGCTACAATCATGTTGGCCTGGTGGATGAATTTGGCCGAATCTTTATGCAGGGAAATAACAGATATGGGCAGCTGGGAACAGGGGACAAAATGGACCGTGGGGAACCCACACAG GTACATTATCTGCAACGCCCTGTTGCCCTGTGGTGTGGCCTCAACCACTCCCTGGTGCTGAGCCAAGGCTCGGACTTCAGCAAGGAGCTGTTGGGCTGTGGCTGTGGGGCTGGAGGCCGCCTGCCCGGCTGGCCTAAGGGAAGTGCCTCCTTCGTCAAGCTCGACATCAAG GTCCCTTTGTGtgcctgctctctctgctccaccagaGAATGCCTCTACATGCTGTCCAGCCACGACATTGAGCACCATCCTGCTTATCGGGACCTGCCAGCCAGCAGGGTGGTGGGGAATCCTGAGCCCAGCCTGGGGGCCGGAGCACCTGGGGAGGTGGCCTGGGCCTGTGAGGAGTATCTAAGCCAGATCCACAGTTGCTCCACATTGCAGGACCGCATGGAAAAGATGAAGGAGATCGTGGGCTGGATGCCCTTGACGGCTGCACAGAAGGATTTCTTCTTGGAGGCCCTGGACATGCTGCAGAGGGCTGCTGGAGGAGTTGACCCAGGCTCCCCGACCCCTGAGAGCTGA